A part of Pectobacterium cacticida genomic DNA contains:
- the tssH gene encoding type VI secretion system ATPase TssH, which yields MIRIELPTLVERLNPVCRHMLEEAAALCIQHQGAEIRIEHLLMKMLETPLCDVRQILKRAGVDADELASLLLPSSVDKEFDAGYPSFSPLLVEWLQDSWLLASAEFQHVHLRSGILLLVLLLTPNRYVAGAISRPLAQINRELLRQQFDEWVKDSVETEIAVPSAIHEQANTATSLLSRYTQNVTESARQGQLDPVLCRDHEIDLMIDILSRRRKNNPIVVGEAGVGKSALIEGLALRIVAGAVPERLRNVELLTLDLGAMQAGASVKGEFEKRFKGVMQDVKTAPHPIILFIDEAHTLIGAGNQAGGLDVSNLLKPALARGELRTIAATTWSEYKKYIEKDAALSRRFQLVKVGEPNAQEATVILRGLRGIYEKAHGVLIDEDALQAAAHLSARYISGRQLPDKAIDVLDTASARVAINLTTPPRAVSQLQTRLRQQEMEIAQLERQARIGLGDTAARLAELRDANAAGASQLAQLETDWQQQKAQVQRVIELRTALLDDEQAVDFDAAAATAELAACEQALETLQHDAVLVSPHVDKTQIAAVIAEWTGVPLNRISQGEMDVVTRLPEFLGESIKGQQLAIAHLHKHLLTARADLRRPGRPLGAFLLVGPSGVGKTETVVQIADLLFGGRHYLTPINMSEYQEKHTVSRLIGSPPGYIGFGEGGILTEAIRQKPYSVVLLDEVEKAHPDVLNLFYQAFDKGELADGEGRVIDCRNVVFFLTSNLGFQTIVNYAGQPDVLLDALYPELVAFFKPALLARMEVIPYLPLAHDTLVEIVQGKLSRLVSLLQQRFGAEVIIEDEVSEEILRLANRSENGARMLESVIDGALLPPVSLQLLQRLSAGDPVSRIHFRVDGNQFHTEVEG from the coding sequence GTGATCCGTATTGAATTGCCAACATTGGTTGAACGACTTAATCCCGTGTGCCGCCACATGCTGGAAGAAGCGGCGGCGCTCTGTATTCAGCATCAGGGCGCGGAAATCCGCATCGAGCACCTGTTGATGAAAATGCTGGAAACACCGCTATGTGATGTTCGCCAGATTCTTAAGCGGGCTGGCGTCGATGCCGATGAACTCGCTTCTCTGCTGTTACCCTCCTCCGTAGATAAAGAATTTGACGCGGGTTATCCCTCGTTCTCTCCTTTGCTAGTGGAATGGTTGCAGGATAGCTGGCTACTGGCCTCGGCTGAATTCCAACACGTACATCTCCGTAGCGGCATCTTACTGTTAGTGTTACTGCTGACGCCCAATCGCTACGTGGCAGGCGCGATATCCCGCCCGCTGGCGCAGATTAACCGCGAGCTTTTACGCCAGCAGTTTGATGAGTGGGTAAAAGATTCGGTTGAAACGGAGATCGCGGTGCCTTCCGCCATACACGAACAAGCGAATACGGCAACCTCGCTATTGTCCCGCTATACGCAAAACGTTACGGAATCCGCCCGACAGGGGCAGTTGGATCCGGTGCTGTGCCGCGACCATGAAATCGATCTGATGATCGATATTCTCTCACGCCGTCGTAAGAACAACCCGATCGTGGTGGGCGAAGCGGGCGTCGGTAAAAGCGCACTGATCGAAGGACTGGCGTTACGTATCGTGGCGGGTGCCGTGCCAGAACGATTACGGAATGTGGAACTGCTCACGCTCGATTTGGGCGCGATGCAGGCCGGTGCTTCAGTGAAAGGCGAATTTGAAAAACGTTTCAAAGGCGTGATGCAGGATGTGAAAACGGCGCCACATCCGATCATTCTGTTTATCGATGAAGCCCATACGCTCATTGGCGCCGGTAATCAGGCCGGCGGGTTAGATGTGTCTAATCTACTCAAACCGGCGCTGGCACGTGGCGAATTACGCACGATCGCAGCGACAACCTGGAGCGAATACAAAAAATACATCGAGAAGGATGCGGCGCTTTCTCGCCGATTCCAGCTCGTTAAGGTCGGTGAACCGAATGCGCAGGAGGCCACCGTCATCTTACGTGGGCTGCGCGGCATCTATGAAAAAGCCCACGGCGTTCTGATTGATGAAGATGCGCTTCAGGCGGCGGCCCACCTGTCGGCGCGTTATATCTCCGGCCGCCAACTGCCGGATAAGGCGATCGACGTGCTGGATACCGCCAGCGCGCGCGTCGCCATTAACCTGACGACGCCGCCACGTGCGGTCAGCCAATTACAAACTCGCCTGCGCCAGCAAGAAATGGAAATCGCTCAGCTTGAGCGTCAGGCGCGTATCGGTCTGGGCGACACCGCAGCGCGATTGGCCGAACTACGCGATGCCAACGCAGCGGGAGCCTCGCAACTGGCGCAGTTGGAAACGGATTGGCAGCAGCAGAAAGCGCAGGTTCAGCGCGTGATTGAACTGCGTACGGCGCTGCTGGATGACGAGCAGGCTGTCGATTTTGATGCCGCAGCGGCGACGGCGGAACTGGCTGCCTGTGAACAAGCGCTGGAAACACTGCAACATGACGCCGTACTGGTCTCGCCCCACGTTGATAAAACGCAGATTGCAGCGGTGATTGCCGAGTGGACAGGCGTGCCGCTGAACCGTATCTCACAGGGAGAAATGGACGTCGTAACACGTCTGCCCGAATTCCTGGGCGAGTCGATTAAAGGCCAGCAGTTGGCGATAGCCCACCTGCATAAACACCTGCTGACGGCCCGTGCCGATCTGCGCCGTCCGGGACGGCCGCTGGGCGCTTTCCTGCTGGTTGGGCCAAGCGGCGTGGGTAAAACGGAAACCGTCGTTCAGATTGCCGACCTGCTGTTTGGCGGGCGTCACTATCTGACCCCCATCAACATGTCCGAGTATCAGGAAAAACACACGGTTTCACGCCTGATCGGTTCACCGCCGGGCTACATTGGGTTTGGCGAAGGCGGCATATTGACTGAAGCCATTCGTCAGAAACCCTATTCCGTGGTGCTGCTGGATGAAGTAGAAAAGGCGCATCCTGATGTTCTGAACCTGTTTTATCAAGCCTTTGATAAAGGCGAACTGGCCGACGGCGAAGGCCGGGTGATCGACTGTCGTAATGTGGTGTTCTTCCTGACGTCCAACCTCGGATTCCAGACGATAGTGAATTATGCCGGACAGCCAGATGTGTTGCTGGATGCGCTTTATCCCGAACTGGTGGCGTTTTTCAAACCCGCGCTGTTAGCACGAATGGAAGTCATTCCTTATCTGCCATTGGCGCATGACACGCTGGTGGAGATTGTTCAGGGCAAATTATCGCGTCTGGTTTCGTTACTGCAACAGCGTTTTGGCGCGGAAGTGATTATTGAAGATGAGGTGTCAGAAGAAATCCTGCGGCTAGCGAACCGTAGCGAAAATGGAGCACGCATGCTGGAGTCAGTGATTGACGGCGCGTTGCTGCCCCCGGTGTCGCTTCAGTTGTTACAACGCCTTTCGGCGGGTGACCCCGTCAGCCGTATTCATTTCCGCGTCGATGGCAATCAGTTCCATACTGAGGTAGAGGGCTGA
- a CDS encoding sigma-54 interaction domain-containing protein, whose product MQYALELTQSLTRQHDEAGLCGWLLETMQVAWQPQGLLLGMIDVSGRQLTCQGGVHETPVALSLGVDDFSHPLAYVLHKNQARIWDSLNGGARIEHREFRQILIAAGTYCGLYALPLRSDGGKPLAVLALLDTPLRLHTLHQRGECERLAQVFCRQLMLLRELAHTRREQAALRDSLRQIKDEGQSRHAQEKHVQTTLVGQSVVIKALHQQIYQAAKHRLSVLILGETGSGKEVVARLLHECSERADNPFIAINCAAIPENLIESELFGYQKGAFSGAQSNKVGLVEQANGGTLFLDEVGDMPQSMQAKLLRVLETHRFRPLGAEKEIHSDFRLIAATHQPLEQRVADGVFRQDLYHRLCQCLLQVAPLRERPDDIRLLCEHFLSQFAAQHQKRVGSLNRAFLRRLVAYDFPGNVRELRNLLEVAYAHTPDDEALSLSALPPELRDRLMSSSAEEPDGYQHIHDLRIATQRYEAAVIEARLRQFQGNRLLVAASLNIPKRTLDHKCQKLEVN is encoded by the coding sequence ATGCAGTATGCCCTTGAATTGACGCAGTCCCTTACGCGACAGCATGACGAGGCCGGTCTATGCGGCTGGCTGCTGGAAACGATGCAAGTCGCCTGGCAGCCGCAAGGTTTGTTACTCGGTATGATCGATGTCAGCGGCAGGCAACTGACCTGTCAGGGAGGGGTACATGAAACGCCCGTCGCGTTGAGTCTGGGGGTAGATGACTTTAGTCATCCATTGGCTTATGTGCTGCATAAGAATCAGGCGCGTATCTGGGATTCGCTCAACGGCGGAGCGCGGATAGAACACCGCGAGTTTCGTCAGATTTTGATCGCTGCCGGGACATATTGCGGGCTTTACGCGCTGCCATTGCGCTCGGACGGCGGTAAGCCACTGGCAGTGCTGGCACTGTTGGATACGCCCTTACGCCTGCATACGCTACATCAACGCGGGGAATGTGAACGGCTGGCGCAAGTATTTTGCCGCCAGCTTATGCTGCTACGTGAACTGGCGCACACGCGACGCGAGCAGGCTGCCCTCAGGGATTCGCTCCGCCAGATCAAGGATGAAGGGCAAAGCCGTCATGCGCAGGAAAAGCACGTGCAGACGACGCTGGTAGGGCAGTCAGTCGTCATTAAAGCATTGCATCAGCAGATTTATCAGGCGGCGAAACACCGCCTCTCTGTGCTGATTCTGGGCGAAACCGGCTCGGGAAAAGAGGTCGTAGCACGTTTGCTACATGAATGTTCCGAACGTGCTGATAACCCCTTTATCGCCATTAACTGTGCCGCCATTCCCGAAAATCTGATTGAAAGTGAACTGTTTGGCTATCAGAAAGGCGCGTTCTCCGGGGCACAAAGCAACAAAGTCGGGCTGGTCGAGCAGGCTAACGGCGGCACGCTGTTTCTGGATGAAGTCGGCGATATGCCGCAGTCCATGCAAGCCAAACTATTGCGCGTGCTGGAGACGCATCGCTTTCGCCCTCTCGGCGCGGAGAAAGAAATTCATTCTGATTTTCGCCTGATTGCCGCGACGCATCAGCCTTTGGAACAACGGGTGGCGGATGGCGTGTTCCGCCAGGATCTCTACCATCGCCTCTGTCAATGCCTGTTGCAGGTCGCGCCGTTACGCGAGCGGCCTGATGATATTCGCCTCTTGTGCGAACATTTCCTCAGCCAGTTTGCGGCCCAACACCAAAAACGCGTCGGATCGTTGAATCGGGCTTTCCTGCGTCGGCTGGTCGCGTATGACTTTCCTGGCAACGTGCGCGAACTCCGTAATCTGTTGGAAGTCGCCTATGCCCATACTCCCGACGATGAGGCGCTGTCGCTGTCCGCGTTGCCTCCGGAACTGCGTGACCGTCTCATGAGTAGCTCGGCAGAGGAACCCGATGGTTACCAGCACATTCACGATTTACGTATCGCCACACAGCGCTATGAAGCGGCGGTGATTGAGGCGCGTCTGCGCCAATTTCAGGGGAACCGCCTGCTGGTGGCCGCAAGCCTCAATATCCCGAAACGGACTCTCGACCACAAATGCCAGAAGCTGGAGGTAAATTGA
- the vasI gene encoding type VI secretion system-associated protein VasI yields MFLTIAPLLLATAAPPAPAWQALWEQCRNETAAELRLACYDALGREAERNGTLSQPHDKSPRHDTFTLGREAKSGDVTLTRELADGNMLVISCASEITHLRLILRTPWEEATVTSQLDGVTVSDGWFIRNRGLLLESGRGLPAIETLKRWIGHRELVLNGEKGHVMRIDLTGLAEALAPLRQQCRW; encoded by the coding sequence ATGTTTCTGACGATCGCACCCCTACTGTTGGCGACCGCCGCACCGCCCGCGCCTGCCTGGCAGGCATTATGGGAACAGTGCCGCAATGAAACGGCTGCGGAACTTCGGCTAGCGTGCTATGACGCGCTGGGTCGGGAGGCCGAACGCAACGGAACGCTATCGCAACCACATGACAAATCACCCAGGCACGATACGTTTACGTTGGGGCGTGAGGCGAAAAGTGGCGATGTGACACTCACCCGCGAGTTAGCCGATGGCAACATGCTGGTGATTAGCTGCGCCAGCGAGATTACGCACCTGCGCCTTATCCTCCGCACCCCCTGGGAAGAGGCCACCGTCACATCACAGCTTGATGGCGTAACGGTATCCGATGGCTGGTTTATTCGCAACCGAGGGCTGTTGCTGGAATCGGGCCGTGGCCTGCCCGCGATTGAGACACTAAAACGCTGGATTGGGCATCGCGAACTGGTGCTTAACGGGGAAAAAGGTCACGTCATGCGTATCGACCTTACCGGATTGGCTGAAGCATTAGCACCGCTGCGCCAGCAGTGTCGCTGGTAA